From Pleurocapsa sp. PCC 7319:
GCTCAAACAAACTTGATTTGCTCTTAACCGCAATCTCTACAATTTCCTGATAACTTTACCTATCAAAGACTTCTTTGTCTGTCTATGATTATTGAATTTTAGTTCTGGTTAATCACTAATCACCAGAACATTTTACTGATTTTTATGACATTAAAAAGTTGTAATAACTAGTATTTTGTATATTTGTTTGACGAAGTTTATCGAAACTTTAAGATTGATTTAGGTATTTGTACAATTTGCAAATTAACTTTGTCAAACTTAAGATTGGCATTGACAAAAATGAAATACGTTTGACATTTTTGTCGAAATAAAGTGTGAGGATCAAAAAAATGATGATTAACTACCTTAAAAATCAAAATTTTCTAGTTTTATCAGCTCTTTTAGGTATTTTAATTAATATCGGTGGAGTTGCTTCAAAAGCGGAAGCAGTTCCCAACCAAGTTTCCGATAACAAGAGTTTGAAAATCTCAGAGCAGACAATTCCGCTCCGTGAGCAAACCATAATCGCTAATGTTTTTGGTGGGCAGGCATCTTGGTATGGTCCTGGATTCCATGGTCGCCTCACTGCTAGTGGAGAAGTATATAATCAAAACGCTTTGACCGCTGCCCATCCTAGTTTAGGCTTTGGCACGAGAGTAAAAGTGAGAAATCTCAATAATGGCCGCTCTGTTGTCCTCAGGATTAATGATCGTGGTCCCTATGCCCAAGGAAGAGTTATTGATGTATCTGCTGCTGCCGCACAATCCTTAGGTATGATTAGCTCTGGAGTTGCTCCAGTCGAGGTAACTATTTTAGGAAGATAAAAAACCTTGGTAAGCAATGTTTAGTTTTTAGGTAGCAAGCTCATTTAAAATGAGAAATCGACTAACTTTAAACTAAACATTTGCAGGATACGAACCGATTATGGTGCTTTTGTTAAAAACAATTCGAGAATTACGCTCTCAGATCGCGATTCATCGTCAGAAACAGCAATGCCAAGTCGGTTTAGTACCTACTATGGGAGCTTTTCATCAGGGGCATTTGAGTTTAATCAAACGAGCGAGCGCCGAAAATAATTTCGTAATTGTCAGCATCTTTGTAAATCCCCTACAATTTACTCCCACAGAAGATTTAGCTCAGTATCCTCGTCAACTACAGCAAGACCTTGAGCTATGTCAGAAATTAGGAGTCGATCTGGTCTTTGCCCCTGAAAATCAGGAAATGAATAGTAGTGGAGATACCACATCCCTAGACGATAATACTTCTGTGATTCCTCCTCAAAATATGACAGATGTATTGTGTGGTAAATTTCGCCCTGGTCACTTTACAGGGGTTGCTACTATTGTTACCAAACTATTGAATATCCTTCAGCCCGATCGCGCTTATTTTGGACAAAAAGATGCTCAACAGCTAGCAATTATTCGTCGTTTGGTAGCCGACTTAAATATTCCTGTAAAAATTGTTGCTTGTCCCATTATTAGAGAAACATCGGGTTTAGCATTAAGCTCTCGCAATCAGTATCTAACAGCAAGGGAAAAAGAAGATGCTGCCCAAATCTATCGCAGTTTACAACAAGCAGCAACAGCTTTTAATCAAGGGAAGTTAGAAGCTAAAGTTCTAATAGATTTAGTCAAAGAGAAATTAAGTCCCGTTGCAGGGGTTACAATTCAATATGTTGAGTTAGTTGATCCTAATACTCTCCAGCCCCTAGAGCAGATTAAAGATGCTGGATTACTAGCGATCGCAGCTTATGTTGGTTCTACTCGTCTCATAGATAATATTGTGTTGCAAAAACGTCAGCCCATCGTAGCTATTGATGGTCCAGCAGGGGCAGGAAAATCTACAGTTACTCGCCGCGTGGCACATCAACTGGGTTTACTCTATTTAGATACAGGTGCCATGTATCGGGCGGTAACTTGGTTAGTAATGGAATCTAATATTGCTATAGATAATCACGAAGCGATCGCTAACTTAATCAAAAATGTCAGCCTGGAATTAACTTCCCCCACAGCATTTGATCTACCTACTATCGTTTACATTGATGATCGGGAAGTAACCAACGCTATTCGCACTCCAGAAGTTACTGCTAACGTATCGGCGATCGCTGCTCAAGCTGCTGTGCGTCAAAAATTAGTAGAAATGCAGCAGCAATGGGGAGAAAAAGGAGGCATCATTGCTGAAGGTCGAGATATTGGCACTAATGTGTTTCCTAATGCCGAATTAAAAATCTTTTTAACTGCTTCAGCTGCAGAGAGAGCCAGACGAAGATTGCAAGATCTGCAAAACCAAGGACGAAACGATATCGATTTGCAACAGCTTACTCAAGATATTCAACAACGAGATGAGCAGGATAGTAATAGAGCGATCGCACCACTCAAAAAAGCAGATGATGCAATTGAACTAATCACTGATAATCTCACTATCGATGAAGTGATCGCCAAAATTATCAACCTCTACAATCAAATCAAATGATAGCTAGTAAGCTAATCCCCAAGTCACGATAAACCTCCGAATATTCTTGGTTTGTGGGCATAGCTGTTTAGAGTAGAAGCAGTTGGGGAAAGATAGCGAAATTAGAAATGGCGCATGAAATTTGTTGAAATTGGTCGCTTAGAGAAATGAGAGAAATAAGAATTAAAGAAGTATTAGTTATTGATGGCTTTTGCCAATCAACTATCACATTTGGCAAGTGATTTCTGATTACCTAGCTGTATCCATCATTCACTACACTTGAATTATTGCATATACTAAGAATATTTTACGACTACAAATAACAAGAAATAAAATGGCTAAATTCGATCCTAATTTCTACAAAAAGAAAGAAGTAAAGCAATTTAACAAAAAGTCTGCGTTTGCACCAGGATCATTTGTCGCAGCAGCAGCAGTTAAAGTATACGCCATAAGTTTAGAGGAGCTTGCGATATATGCACCCGAAGCTTTTAACCGCTTAAAATACTCAGGTTTACGTAGTGGCGTTCATAGCCCACAAGCGATGCAGCAACTTTTAGAAAAGATACCTGATTCCTCTAGAACGGGTGCTGATGCTGGTTCAGCAGCCATGAATGTCTTAGAGTATCTTCGTGGTAAAGATGCTAGTCACGTAAAATCCTTTGCGAATGGAGGTAGTGACAATCCGAGTAACTTACACTGGGAGGATAAAAGTTTGAATCGCGCTCGTGGAAAGGAAAATATGACTCCCAGCGAGCTAGCAGAATTAAAGTTTGAGAATGCGCTGAAAAATATTGGTGGAGGAATTAAAGCAGGTTTAAAAGCAGCACCTAAAGCCGCAGCATTTGCAGCAGCGGTAAAGCTTCCTCCTGCTGCTTTAAAATATTCTTTGCGCATGAAACGAGGAGAAATTAATTTAGAAGAGGCGGTTATTGAAACAGGCAAAGAAGTTGCTGTAGCTAGTGCAGTTGGAGGTATAGCAGCTGTCCCTATAGTGGCAGTAGCATATTCTGTACCTGCTGTAGGAGCAGCATTAGTAGCAATTAATCCTGCTTTATGGGTAATAGGTGGAGCTACCTTAGCTAATGAAATTTATCAAATCTTGCGACATCATGAACAAGAAATTAAAAAAACTCAAGGCAAAATTCAGCAGCGCACTCAAGAGCAGCTTGATTGGCTTGAACAAAGCTTTGCCTAGAATTCAATGTTATGGAGTTTAGGCACTTTTATATTACTGCTATATATGTGACTAGAATTATAAATGAATATTTCTAAAAGTAAGCTCCAAAGTAAACTACTGGAAATTTTGAGATTAGTTGAGTCTGATAATCAGGAAATTATTGTGACAGATCGTGGTAGACTCGTAGCCAAAATCTCGAAGTTCAGTGAAGTACCTCCGACTGAAGAGTTATTTAAAGATCTACGAGGCAAAATCAAATACTTTGAAGATCTAACTGCCAGCACAACCGAAGAATGGGGTGAGTTACTCTCCGCTTAGCCAAGCGATCGCACTTCTAATCCATTCTTCCGCACTAGAATTTTTAAGTAATTGCTCATCTTGACACAGAGCAGTTAAAACTTGTTCAATTTCCTCATTGGAATAGCCCAAGGCTAATAAAGTCATTTCTAAGTCTTCTTTAATTTCAGGTTGAGGAGCAAATACAGCTTGCGGTTGTTGAACTTCCACTCCAGATAGTTTATGCCACTGAGCCAGTTTAGTCTTTAATTCTAGAGCAATTCGTTCAGCAGTTTTTTTGCCAACCCCAGGAGTTTTAGTCAGAGTAGGAATATTACTAGTGACAATTGCACTAACCAACTCGGAAATTCCCAAAGTATCAATTAAAGCGATCGCTAACTGCATGCCGATTCCACTTACTGCTACTAACTGACGAAATAAATCTCGTTCTGCTGCTGAGGGAAACCCATACAGAATCTGTTTATCTTCCTGTATCTGTAGATGAGTAAAAATTTGGATTGGTTGATTTTCCCCTTCGTCTAACTGTCGGGCAAAACGCGAGTAAATCTGCATTTCATAACCGATATCATTAACTTCTAAAATCAGAAAGAGACGATTTTGAGTAGTTTTAACAATTTCTACTTTTTTACCCTTCAGGTAACTAATCATACTAAATCCTGTTGGTGTAGGTTACTTTAATAAACAAAGTAATAAGTAATAAGTAATAAGTAACAAGTATTGGTTACTACCCTAGTCTTCCAGTTTCCTAGTCAGCCTACATAAACTCTGTCAATCGGATTTAGTATCATAGGGCTGATGTCAGTCTAGACTTTACTAAGTTAATCTGAGTTCGGAATTCGGAATTCCGAATTTAGAGTTAGGAGTTATTGTTTGTTAATTTCCTAATCTCCAATCCTTACTTTCTGAAACTAATAACTTCTGTACCTCATGAGTCTTAGAATTACTATAAGCTACTTTCAACAGGTTTTTGGTAGCCACGCATTTTTCCTGGATTTAATAAACCATAAGGATCGATTTTTTGTTTAAAAGCTACTTTTTGCGGATCGATTTGCTTATTGCCACCATCTTCAATTGTAAATACATGGGGATTAGCAATAAATGCCCCTTCTACTTCGCGATCGCGTATGATTTCATTCAACCTTGCTTCGGTGGTATAGCGAATGAGTTGCAGCCCCGCAGGAACAGCCTTATCTCCCGCACGGAGAAATTCTAGATGAATCATAATCTCATCACCTGCTTGTTGATACAGTTTCTCCAGCCTTTCTAAGGTAAAGTAAAAGGTCTGTAAATAAGTTAAATTGGTATCTACATTACGAGCATGCAAGGTAGTATGATTCCAAGTGAACTCTAATAAACTAGTGCCTTTTAGGGCTTCAGATGCACTTTTGCTGTAAGTTATTTCTCCCTGATATTCTTTAACTAAATCTTGAAAAGGGGCAAAATCATATTCTGATACCATGAGCAGAGCGCAGTGTTTTCCCTGAGGTAGATAGTTTTGCAGTGCAGTAAAGTATCTGGGAATAGGATCGGCATGAATACTAACTAATTTTTTGACAATACCACCGCTATCGCTAAGAGCCTGTCCAAATTTGGCAGCAGTCATAAAGTCATCAAAGACAGCAATCACCTCTTGCCAAGGATAAGCAGGGGCTAAAGAAATTTCTAATTCGGTTATAATTCCTGTCGTTCCATAGGCGTGAAGGACGTTTTTAACCTCGTCTCCCTGTAATTCTATGACTTGTGGTTGTTCTTCCATAGTCACTATACGCACTCGTCTCAGATTACCGCGATCGCTAATTTGTCCATAGTTAACAGAACCCATCCCCACACTACCGCCACCGACAAAGCCTCCAATAGTAGCTGTACGGTAGGTAGAAGGAGCCATGCGTAATTCCCAGCCTATTTCTCGGGCTTTTTTATCAAAGGCTGCCATTTTGACTCCTGGTTCCACGCAAGCTATTCCAGGTTTTAACCATTTAATCTGGTTCATTTTACTGATATCGAGAATGATTCCCCC
This genomic window contains:
- a CDS encoding bifunctional pantoate--beta-alanine ligase/(d)CMP kinase, translated to MVLLLKTIRELRSQIAIHRQKQQCQVGLVPTMGAFHQGHLSLIKRASAENNFVIVSIFVNPLQFTPTEDLAQYPRQLQQDLELCQKLGVDLVFAPENQEMNSSGDTTSLDDNTSVIPPQNMTDVLCGKFRPGHFTGVATIVTKLLNILQPDRAYFGQKDAQQLAIIRRLVADLNIPVKIVACPIIRETSGLALSSRNQYLTAREKEDAAQIYRSLQQAATAFNQGKLEAKVLIDLVKEKLSPVAGVTIQYVELVDPNTLQPLEQIKDAGLLAIAAYVGSTRLIDNIVLQKRQPIVAIDGPAGAGKSTVTRRVAHQLGLLYLDTGAMYRAVTWLVMESNIAIDNHEAIANLIKNVSLELTSPTAFDLPTIVYIDDREVTNAIRTPEVTANVSAIAAQAAVRQKLVEMQQQWGEKGGIIAEGRDIGTNVFPNAELKIFLTASAAERARRRLQDLQNQGRNDIDLQQLTQDIQQRDEQDSNRAIAPLKKADDAIELITDNLTIDEVIAKIINLYNQIK
- a CDS encoding type II toxin-antitoxin system Phd/YefM family antitoxin, producing the protein MNISKSKLQSKLLEILRLVESDNQEIIVTDRGRLVAKISKFSEVPPTEELFKDLRGKIKYFEDLTASTTEEWGELLSA
- the ruvA gene encoding Holliday junction branch migration protein RuvA, translated to MISYLKGKKVEIVKTTQNRLFLILEVNDIGYEMQIYSRFARQLDEGENQPIQIFTHLQIQEDKQILYGFPSAAERDLFRQLVAVSGIGMQLAIALIDTLGISELVSAIVTSNIPTLTKTPGVGKKTAERIALELKTKLAQWHKLSGVEVQQPQAVFAPQPEIKEDLEMTLLALGYSNEEIEQVLTALCQDEQLLKNSSAEEWIRSAIAWLSGE
- a CDS encoding FAD-binding oxidoreductase yields the protein MNTDINYQTVVRELAGIETTSDRDRLTKLSLDYYHFSPILTDKLQNKRGDLAVFPTTEAEVLQIARLCVKYKLPLTVRGAGTGNYGQCIPLEGGIILDISKMNQIKWLKPGIACVEPGVKMAAFDKKAREIGWELRMAPSTYRTATIGGFVGGGSVGMGSVNYGQISDRGNLRRVRIVTMEEQPQVIELQGDEVKNVLHAYGTTGIITELEISLAPAYPWQEVIAVFDDFMTAAKFGQALSDSGGIVKKLVSIHADPIPRYFTALQNYLPQGKHCALLMVSEYDFAPFQDLVKEYQGEITYSKSASEALKGTSLLEFTWNHTTLHARNVDTNLTYLQTFYFTLERLEKLYQQAGDEIMIHLEFLRAGDKAVPAGLQLIRYTTEARLNEIIRDREVEGAFIANPHVFTIEDGGNKQIDPQKVAFKQKIDPYGLLNPGKMRGYQKPVESSL